In Mucilaginibacter boryungensis, a single window of DNA contains:
- a CDS encoding O-antigen ligase family protein, which yields MKSHYFFNKNILPVGLIIIQSCGIRFFGGQGTFLALLVIYLCRKGFLLMDKKDASILLSSLVFILLTKLVNPDSSFARSLFMCLIVIESYVFLAWYRKKGIVQFKLDLYNVLTIVFIHSCIGMALFLIGPNLFSLTKAFDYPYKTFFYLFYVTADVLNPGRNTGIFWEPGLLQLFLNIFLFLSIKLKKPTLLIALIVLAIISSGSTTGYICLSVNYFFYLVFYYKTHKQRVILLLIITLMLSGGVFFVWRNVQAKIGSDNTSGIARYRDYLIGMQLIQEKPLLGHGVFDAKYLLTKKFVGNIEADLFTSGYLETQGDLSGGYTNGLLQILAWFGIPMGLYMLYGLYKNQIVNNNKFERPLFFLIIVFSIISEPISGTPFFFIFVFSSFVRFQSVPNQQSKTNIS from the coding sequence ATGAAGAGTCATTATTTTTTTAATAAAAATATACTTCCAGTAGGACTTATAATTATCCAAAGTTGCGGAATACGTTTTTTTGGAGGGCAAGGCACTTTCCTTGCATTGCTTGTGATTTATTTATGCCGTAAGGGATTCTTGTTAATGGATAAAAAAGATGCCAGCATACTATTGTCATCACTGGTGTTTATATTACTTACTAAATTAGTAAACCCCGATTCATCGTTTGCGAGGTCGTTATTTATGTGCCTGATTGTAATAGAATCGTATGTTTTTTTAGCTTGGTACCGTAAAAAAGGCATTGTTCAGTTTAAATTAGATTTATATAACGTACTTACGATTGTTTTTATACACTCCTGTATAGGTATGGCCCTTTTTTTAATAGGGCCGAATCTTTTTTCATTAACTAAAGCGTTCGATTACCCTTACAAAACATTTTTTTATCTATTTTATGTAACGGCCGATGTTTTAAACCCTGGCAGAAACACTGGGATTTTTTGGGAACCAGGTTTGCTACAGCTTTTTTTAAATATTTTTTTATTTTTGAGTATTAAATTAAAAAAGCCAACTTTACTTATAGCATTAATTGTTTTAGCTATTATATCATCCGGTTCTACTACAGGATATATCTGTTTGTCAGTTAATTATTTCTTTTATTTGGTTTTTTATTATAAAACGCATAAGCAAAGGGTAATTCTGTTGCTTATAATCACCCTAATGTTGTCGGGCGGCGTTTTTTTTGTATGGAGAAACGTTCAAGCAAAAATCGGATCCGATAATACTTCTGGCATAGCCCGCTACCGCGATTATTTGATTGGTATGCAACTTATACAAGAGAAGCCTTTGTTAGGGCACGGAGTATTTGATGCTAAATACTTATTAACGAAAAAATTTGTTGGAAATATAGAAGCTGATCTCTTTACCTCTGGCTATCTTGAAACCCAAGGCGATTTAAGTGGCGGCTACACTAACGGATTGTTACAAATTTTAGCATGGTTTGGTATCCCAATGGGATTATATATGTTATATGGCCTATATAAAAACCAAATAGTTAACAACAATAAGTTCGAGAGACCGCTCTTTTTCCTGATAATTGTATTTTCTATTATTTCCGAACCCATTAGCGGTACGCCATTTTTCTTTATTTTTGTTTTTTCATCATTTGTACGCTTTCAAAGTGTGCCAAATCAGCAAAGCAAAACCAATATTTCGTAA
- a CDS encoding glycerophosphodiester phosphodiesterase → MKTVLPLTQKQSYYALGKKMLIFYTLSIMGFVSCNKDKDIVAVPAANIPATTTTIPTPVTPAVSYTNTFNPSITFSNYTYNSGTAKNFIGKLYPSTLVGKAFFSEADANYVYFKNDSLFLTETGKTKIIAEKFLNIDLLFTDSINYKKSFTLVYDQFLTNKVIAHKGAFVKLGLPENSLAALKQAFVIGTQGSEFDVHLTLDKVVVVSHDDVFGGISIEKSTYQELCAKKLSNGETIPTLLSFLTATVTQNRTRLDLEIKQSVISNAAGIELTDSVLSLVNRTKAQAWVRYTSYGSDILAHIAKVDVTSTTEYLSGTLSATQLKGLGITGMDFSYDIYQKNETLIADARKNGLFLSSFTINDPVVMLWWLSKNPDGIVTDQPELALQYSK, encoded by the coding sequence ATGAAAACAGTTTTACCCCTAACCCAAAAACAATCTTATTACGCTCTGGGCAAAAAAATGTTGATTTTTTATACCCTTTCTATAATGGGGTTCGTTTCGTGTAACAAGGATAAGGATATTGTAGCTGTTCCTGCTGCAAATATACCCGCCACAACTACTACGATACCAACACCAGTAACTCCGGCAGTATCTTATACCAATACTTTTAATCCCAGCATTACTTTTTCCAATTATACCTACAATAGTGGTACTGCAAAAAATTTTATTGGTAAACTATATCCTAGTACTTTAGTTGGGAAAGCATTTTTTTCTGAAGCCGATGCTAACTATGTATATTTCAAAAATGACTCATTATTTTTAACAGAAACCGGCAAAACGAAAATCATTGCGGAAAAATTTTTAAATATCGATTTACTTTTTACGGATAGTATAAATTACAAGAAATCTTTTACCCTTGTATACGATCAATTCTTAACAAATAAGGTTATTGCCCATAAAGGCGCATTCGTAAAACTTGGTCTTCCGGAAAATTCATTAGCTGCATTAAAACAGGCGTTTGTTATTGGAACACAGGGATCAGAATTTGACGTGCATTTAACCTTAGATAAAGTTGTGGTAGTTAGTCACGATGATGTTTTCGGTGGCATAAGTATTGAGAAATCCACTTATCAGGAATTGTGCGCTAAAAAACTTTCTAATGGGGAAACTATACCTACTTTACTTAGCTTTTTAACTGCAACTGTGACGCAAAACAGAACCAGGCTTGATTTGGAAATTAAACAATCGGTTATAAGCAATGCGGCCGGCATAGAATTAACCGATAGCGTATTAAGTTTGGTTAACCGTACAAAGGCCCAGGCATGGGTAAGATATACCAGCTATGGCTCTGATATACTAGCTCACATAGCTAAAGTAGATGTCACATCAACAACCGAATACCTTTCAGGTACTTTATCTGCAACGCAATTGAAAGGGTTAGGTATAACAGGTATGGATTTTTCATACGATATTTATCAAAAAAATGAGACACTGATAGCAGACGCCCGAAAAAATGGCTTATTTCTAAGCTCGTTTACCATTAATGATCCTGTTGTAATGCTTTGGTGGCTAAGCAAAAATCCAGACGGTATAGTTACCGATCAGCCCGAGCTTGCGCTGCAGTACTCTAAGTAA
- a CDS encoding DUF1972 domain-containing protein produces the protein MRLAIVGIRGIPNNYGGFETLTEYLVEHLAADMDITVYCSSADMDSKLTIYKNAHLKYLPVTSHGAKGIIYDSLSLLNAIYTYDRVLFLGFGGGFVMPLLTQRQKKKLILNIGGLDWKRNKWSAFAQKIIKKAEQLLIENCGKIISDNVGIQEYIEATYQKCSTLIAYGGDQAVYRDITPRALIDYPFLDKPYAFTVTRIQQDNNIDMILDAFANCDCIPLVIVGNWNNSDYGKQTKVANENKKNVILLDAIYDREKLDILRSNCTIYIHGHSAGGTNPSLAEAMYLGLPVFAYASGYNEKTTNNLAVYFNDAKELRAMVKAYQTYNIKQIGENLQAFAHENYVWKDIAEKYKQVILS, from the coding sequence ATGCGTTTAGCGATAGTGGGTATTAGGGGAATCCCGAATAATTATGGTGGTTTTGAGACATTGACCGAATATTTGGTGGAACACTTGGCAGCTGATATGGATATTACTGTTTACTGTTCGTCAGCAGACATGGATAGTAAATTGACTATTTATAAAAATGCTCATTTAAAATATTTACCCGTAACGTCGCATGGTGCCAAAGGTATAATTTATGATAGTTTATCACTCCTTAATGCAATTTATACTTATGATCGTGTTTTGTTTTTAGGTTTTGGTGGAGGATTTGTAATGCCGTTGTTAACGCAACGACAAAAAAAGAAGCTGATACTTAATATTGGTGGGTTAGACTGGAAAAGAAACAAGTGGTCGGCCTTTGCACAAAAAATTATTAAGAAAGCCGAACAGTTGTTGATAGAGAATTGTGGTAAAATAATATCTGATAACGTAGGAATTCAGGAATATATAGAAGCTACTTATCAAAAATGCAGTACGCTGATTGCATACGGCGGGGATCAGGCTGTTTATCGTGACATCACCCCTCGGGCGTTAATCGACTATCCGTTTTTAGATAAGCCTTACGCTTTTACAGTCACGCGTATCCAACAAGATAATAATATTGATATGATATTAGATGCTTTTGCTAATTGTGATTGTATCCCGCTGGTTATTGTAGGCAACTGGAATAATTCCGATTATGGTAAACAGACAAAGGTTGCCAACGAGAATAAAAAAAATGTGATATTGCTTGACGCGATTTACGACAGGGAAAAACTGGATATTTTACGCAGTAATTGTACCATTTATATCCATGGGCATTCTGCCGGGGGAACTAATCCCTCGCTTGCGGAAGCCATGTACCTGGGCCTGCCGGTATTTGCTTACGCATCAGGCTACAATGAAAAGACAACTAATAATTTGGCTGTTTATTTTAACGATGCCAAAGAGCTTAGGGCTATGGTTAAAGCCTATCAAACGTATAATATAAAACAAATTGGTGAAAATTTACAGGCGTTTGCTCATGAAAATTATGTGTGGAAAGATATTGCCGAAAAATATAAGCAAGTAATATTATCATAA
- the rfbD gene encoding dTDP-4-dehydrorhamnose reductase, translating into MNNILVFGASGQLGHCLKRVTENSGISNIVFPDESSANILNQQAINILFDEYKPAYCINCAAYTAVDKAEDNIDLARKINKDGAANLAKACKQYNTILIHISTDFVFEGNVPRLLNEEDPAKPLSVYGLTKLEGEQDIITFADKYYILRTSWLYSEFGNNFVKTMLRLGKEKDQLRIIADQIGTPTYGIDLAKAILQIIESGKTDYGIYHYSNEGVASWFDFTKAIFDLTDIITEVLPITTDQYPTPARRPAYSVMDKSKIKSTFDMSIPYWRDSLKDCIAALI; encoded by the coding sequence ATGAATAATATTTTAGTGTTTGGCGCATCGGGACAGTTAGGACATTGTTTAAAGCGGGTAACAGAAAATAGCGGTATTTCTAACATCGTTTTTCCCGATGAATCATCTGCTAACATCTTGAATCAGCAAGCCATCAATATTTTATTTGATGAGTATAAGCCAGCTTACTGCATAAATTGCGCGGCATATACTGCCGTAGATAAAGCTGAAGACAATATAGATTTGGCCCGTAAAATTAATAAAGATGGCGCTGCAAACCTTGCCAAAGCCTGTAAACAATACAACACAATACTTATCCACATCTCTACCGATTTTGTTTTTGAGGGGAATGTACCCCGCCTGTTAAATGAAGAAGATCCAGCTAAGCCCTTAAGTGTTTACGGCCTTACAAAATTAGAGGGAGAGCAGGACATTATTACATTTGCAGACAAGTATTATATTTTACGTACCAGTTGGCTGTATTCTGAATTTGGAAACAATTTTGTGAAAACCATGCTACGTTTAGGTAAAGAAAAAGACCAACTGCGAATTATAGCAGATCAGATCGGCACCCCTACTTATGGTATTGATCTGGCAAAAGCCATTTTGCAGATCATCGAATCAGGTAAAACTGACTATGGAATCTATCACTATAGTAATGAAGGAGTTGCATCCTGGTTCGATTTTACCAAAGCTATATTTGACCTTACTGATATCATTACCGAGGTATTGCCCATCACTACCGATCAATACCCCACCCCAGCCAGGCGGCCTGCTTACTCTGTTATGGATAAAAGTAAGATAAAGTCAACCTTTGATATGTCAATACCTTATTGGCGTGATAGTTTGAAAGATTGCATTGCAGCACTGATTTAG
- a CDS encoding glycoside hydrolase family 99-like domain-containing protein, which produces MKMLFVALFFCLFTIQGCTQSHKITSNVEPCIGAYYFDGWTKDTNNSHLTKSLIEDYSFRKPIWGWVTSKQSIIDAQINAAANAGLSFFSFCWYYNTSKPIDSLNRGLMLYNKSSVKKRLKFCLLVANHAGSLIGTKEWPVVVKEWIKQFKSGNYLTVNKKPLIVFFSVKSLIENFGSADLVHKAFDSLKLEANKVGLAGVSIAACLGPGRNETSVAEDCGFDVLTGYNYCNVGFIKGQQEAPIENLRVEEYKIWDMFPKVSNLKYIPVSTLNWDPRPWADTQNNYMKKPYFIGYSAQSVYASVKGCVKWLNDNADYATPEKIAVLYAWNEYGEGGYLTPTESKKIEPYNGLKWALGLKQKQSIRK; this is translated from the coding sequence ATGAAAATGTTATTTGTTGCTTTGTTTTTTTGCTTATTTACTATTCAGGGCTGCACGCAAAGTCATAAAATAACTTCAAATGTAGAACCTTGCATAGGTGCCTACTATTTTGATGGGTGGACAAAAGATACTAATAATAGCCATTTGACAAAGTCGCTTATCGAGGATTACTCATTCCGTAAACCAATTTGGGGATGGGTAACGAGTAAGCAAAGCATTATTGATGCACAAATAAATGCAGCGGCCAACGCCGGGCTATCTTTTTTTAGTTTTTGCTGGTATTATAATACCAGTAAACCAATTGATTCGTTAAACCGGGGATTAATGTTATACAACAAATCCTCAGTTAAGAAAAGATTGAAATTTTGCCTTTTAGTAGCTAATCATGCAGGCTCGTTAATAGGAACAAAAGAGTGGCCCGTAGTTGTGAAAGAATGGATAAAGCAATTTAAATCGGGTAACTATTTAACGGTTAATAAAAAACCATTAATTGTTTTCTTTTCCGTAAAGTCTTTAATTGAAAACTTTGGTTCGGCTGATCTTGTGCATAAAGCTTTTGATAGTTTAAAGTTGGAAGCCAATAAAGTTGGTTTAGCAGGTGTTTCAATTGCTGCTTGTTTAGGCCCGGGACGTAACGAAACTTCTGTAGCTGAAGACTGTGGTTTTGATGTTTTAACTGGTTATAATTATTGTAATGTTGGGTTTATTAAAGGGCAACAAGAAGCACCTATTGAAAACCTGCGTGTTGAGGAATATAAGATTTGGGATATGTTCCCTAAAGTAAGTAATTTAAAATACATCCCGGTTTCAACATTAAATTGGGACCCGCGCCCTTGGGCAGATACCCAAAACAATTATATGAAAAAGCCATATTTTATAGGGTATTCGGCTCAGTCTGTATATGCATCTGTTAAAGGGTGCGTTAAATGGCTTAATGATAATGCAGATTATGCTACGCCCGAGAAAATAGCTGTATTATATGCCTGGAATGAATATGGCGAAGGTGGCTATTTGACACCGACTGAATCAAAGAAAATTGAGCCATATAACGGCCTAAAATGGGCATTAGGTCTTAAACAAAAACAATCTATTAGAAAATAA
- a CDS encoding glycosyltransferase family 4 protein codes for MNILILHGTSDLYGGSKILYTVADFLRKKYGVTVILSEEGPLADVLREHGIEVIIMKMGILRRKYLNPKGLINRVRALTKAKREIKEIVESKNIQLLYSNTTGVLIGAYVANSCKIKHIWHIHEIIEKPALFTKFIGWHIKKFADLVIVVSNEVKKHWEKYLDANIIHTVYNGIDYQPIINAEDGLRDELQLTNDDILIGMIGRVNLWKGQKYFLEITTLLCKKYPNVKFVMVGDVYPGYEYLYDEIKQIIDNNKLEKNVYNLGYRTDIPYILKGLDIFILPSILPDPLPTVILEAMAAGKPVVATKHGGAIEMVQQGKTGALIPWDNAEQAVDSISAIIEDPTLRINMGEAGKKRALDNFSLPAFEKNVFSLIDSLNIE; via the coding sequence ATGAATATTCTTATACTTCACGGTACTTCCGATTTATATGGAGGAAGTAAGATTCTGTACACAGTAGCTGATTTTTTAAGGAAAAAATATGGTGTTACGGTGATTCTTTCTGAAGAAGGCCCTTTGGCAGATGTGCTACGTGAGCATGGAATTGAGGTTATCATTATGAAAATGGGGATATTACGGAGAAAATATCTAAACCCTAAAGGATTAATTAATAGAGTTAGGGCTTTAACCAAAGCAAAAAGAGAAATAAAAGAAATTGTAGAAAGCAAAAATATACAATTACTTTACTCAAATACAACAGGCGTATTAATAGGGGCGTACGTAGCAAATAGCTGCAAAATTAAACACATATGGCATATTCATGAGATTATTGAAAAGCCGGCTTTATTTACAAAGTTTATAGGTTGGCACATAAAGAAATTTGCCGATTTGGTGATCGTTGTTTCAAACGAAGTAAAAAAACATTGGGAAAAATATCTGGATGCAAATATTATTCACACGGTTTATAATGGGATAGATTACCAGCCTATTATTAATGCCGAAGACGGTTTGCGTGATGAATTGCAGTTAACCAATGACGATATACTTATTGGGATGATTGGCCGGGTTAACTTATGGAAAGGTCAAAAATATTTTTTGGAAATAACCACTTTGTTGTGCAAAAAGTACCCTAACGTTAAATTTGTTATGGTTGGCGATGTGTATCCGGGTTATGAATACCTTTACGATGAGATAAAGCAAATAATTGATAATAATAAGTTAGAAAAGAACGTATATAACTTAGGCTATCGGACCGATATTCCATATATATTAAAAGGACTAGACATCTTTATTTTACCTTCCATTCTGCCAGATCCGCTGCCAACGGTGATATTAGAGGCAATGGCGGCTGGCAAGCCTGTAGTTGCTACAAAACATGGTGGAGCTATAGAAATGGTACAGCAAGGCAAAACCGGTGCTTTGATACCCTGGGATAATGCAGAACAAGCCGTTGATAGTATATCAGCAATAATTGAAGACCCTACTTTACGAATAAATATGGGAGAAGCCGGTAAAAAGCGAGCACTTGACAATTTCTCTTTGCCGGCATTTGAAAAAAATGTTTTTAGTTTAATAGATTCGCTAAATATTGAGTAA
- a CDS encoding capsule assembly Wzi family protein, producing MSHSKIWFVVIFLIAVPPINLQAQKKEFEYSVEGQVGITPSGKLPFWLRANQNGNIPLTGLSTGIIGSIVKNYNDTSRSSFQWGGGLQVRANVGNNSNTTLLQAYLKLKKGIFEVKAGRFNQIIGIVDTTLSSGAFSISNNALGIPQVSIAMPDYYQLKYFNKLFSIKASYAVGIVGDVPIGLNRYIDHATAYYQQNSIYVKLGRPDWRLSLYGGINHHVMFTDERKVYGQYFTLSLPQVFVYSAIGKTYYPPDPEDLLQRSLVSKVGNHIGSVDISMQYEFDDTRMMIYRQNIYDIGAIGHLANILDGINGISFTNKRFGKKQVDWHKLVFEVVYTKDQAGYYSSTFTTSGDENYYNNYEYINGWDYRGLNLGNPLLATRAYTRDGLAADIKDYVIDNRVWAFHAGAEGNIKGLYLQTKLTYSHNYGTFGTSPEGHSHSKTFYPPVFGLFGRVNQLSVYVEANKKIERNLTIGAALAGDMGGLYYDSAGIMFKLKKTFN from the coding sequence ATGTCTCACAGTAAAATTTGGTTTGTTGTTATATTTTTAATAGCCGTGCCCCCAATAAATTTGCAGGCTCAAAAAAAAGAATTTGAATATAGTGTTGAGGGGCAAGTAGGTATTACACCGTCAGGTAAACTCCCATTTTGGTTACGCGCAAATCAAAATGGCAATATTCCACTTACCGGGTTATCAACGGGTATTATAGGCTCAATAGTTAAAAATTATAACGATACCAGTCGTTCTTCCTTTCAATGGGGCGGTGGCTTGCAGGTCAGGGCAAATGTAGGCAACAATTCAAACACCACGTTATTACAAGCATATTTAAAACTAAAGAAAGGCATTTTTGAAGTTAAAGCCGGCCGTTTTAACCAAATTATAGGTATAGTTGACACAACCTTATCATCTGGTGCTTTCAGTATATCAAATAATGCCTTAGGTATCCCGCAAGTATCTATTGCAATGCCAGATTATTACCAATTAAAATATTTTAACAAGTTATTTTCCATTAAAGCAAGTTATGCTGTAGGTATTGTGGGCGATGTGCCTATCGGCCTAAATAGATACATCGATCATGCTACCGCTTACTATCAACAAAATTCTATTTACGTTAAACTTGGGCGGCCTGATTGGCGCTTGTCACTTTATGGAGGTATTAACCATCACGTAATGTTTACAGATGAGCGAAAAGTATATGGGCAATACTTTACACTTAGCCTGCCACAGGTGTTCGTATATTCAGCAATTGGCAAAACCTATTACCCACCAGATCCTGAAGATCTGCTGCAACGCTCATTGGTATCCAAAGTGGGTAACCATATTGGCTCGGTTGATATAAGCATGCAATATGAGTTTGATGATACGCGCATGATGATTTACCGGCAAAATATTTATGATATTGGAGCTATTGGACACCTGGCTAATATATTAGACGGGATAAATGGGATAAGTTTTACCAATAAACGATTTGGTAAAAAGCAGGTAGATTGGCATAAATTGGTTTTTGAAGTAGTTTATACAAAAGACCAGGCAGGTTATTACAGCTCAACTTTTACAACATCTGGTGATGAAAACTATTATAATAATTATGAATATATCAATGGCTGGGATTACAGAGGCTTAAATTTAGGTAATCCGTTACTGGCAACTAGGGCTTACACGCGCGATGGTTTAGCAGCTGATATTAAAGACTATGTAATTGATAATCGTGTTTGGGCATTTCATGCTGGAGCCGAGGGGAATATTAAAGGGCTATATTTGCAAACTAAACTAACATACTCGCACAACTATGGCACGTTTGGCACCAGTCCTGAAGGCCATTCGCATAGCAAAACATTTTATCCGCCCGTATTTGGTTTGTTTGGTCGGGTCAATCAGCTTTCAGTTTATGTAGAAGCGAATAAAAAGATAGAAAGAAATTTAACAATCGGCGCGGCTTTGGCTGGTGATATGGGTGGATTATATTACGACTCGGCCGGTATCATGTTTAAACTAAAAAAAACCTTTAATTAA
- a CDS encoding glycosyltransferase family 2 protein, giving the protein MDNKISIITAVFNGEKYLQGLIESVISQDYSNYELIIIDGRSTDDTIAVIKKYEKHIAYWISEKDNGIYDAWNKGIEKATGDWIAFLGSDDVLLPGALTAYSKYFIQVGTDFDFVCSKLILVKQDGETVIRTKGCPWKWDEFKKTNHLAHPGSLHNSAYFKQYGNYNLDFRINGDYELLLRAQDQLKAGFVNAVTVKMRDGGVSAGYKALKEHRDILLVATNSNWLMANTHYFYLVIKLFGKKLLAKLQINAYFRKSV; this is encoded by the coding sequence ATGGACAACAAAATATCAATTATAACTGCTGTTTTTAATGGTGAGAAATACTTGCAGGGATTAATTGAAAGCGTAATTAGCCAAGATTATAGTAATTATGAGCTTATCATAATTGATGGGAGGTCTACCGACGATACGATTGCCGTAATTAAAAAGTATGAAAAACACATAGCGTATTGGATAAGTGAAAAGGACAATGGCATTTATGATGCATGGAATAAAGGAATTGAAAAGGCCACAGGAGACTGGATTGCTTTTTTGGGAAGTGATGATGTATTATTGCCAGGGGCCTTAACAGCATATTCAAAATATTTCATTCAAGTAGGTACAGATTTCGATTTTGTGTGTTCGAAATTGATCCTTGTAAAGCAGGATGGTGAAACCGTTATTCGCACAAAGGGATGCCCATGGAAATGGGATGAATTTAAAAAAACTAATCACCTTGCTCATCCAGGCTCTTTACATAATAGCGCCTACTTCAAACAATATGGAAATTATAATCTTGATTTTAGGATCAATGGAGATTACGAGCTTTTATTACGTGCACAGGATCAATTAAAAGCAGGCTTTGTAAATGCCGTAACTGTTAAAATGCGAGATGGCGGCGTAAGTGCGGGCTATAAAGCTTTAAAAGAACATCGGGACATACTTTTAGTTGCTACAAATAGTAATTGGTTAATGGCCAACACCCATTACTTCTATCTTGTAATTAAGCTTTTCGGTAAAAAGTTGTTAGCTAAATTACAGATAAATGCTTATTTCAGAAAATCAGTTTAA
- a CDS encoding Gfo/Idh/MocA family protein, whose protein sequence is MIKVALIGAGKMGISHLSILGAHPDVEVVGVCDTSKMVNDFLSKYGNFNCFTEYQKMVNEVKPDAVVVAVPTKFHYTIIKDLLVNGIHVFAEKPFCLTSAQGNELVELAKNKGLKNQVGYHNKFVGTFSEVKRLVNSGILGKIDHFVGEAYGPVVIKPKQDTWRSDPSEGGGCLLDYASHVIDLINDILSPVTAVKGSLLKSIYSKNVEDSVYSLLELSNNINGILSVNWSDETYRKMSTSITINGSNGKIISDANELKVFLKDPSGQKGYVKGWNLKYITDLTPQVDFYLRGEEYSAQLDYFINVVADKAPNTINTFESAWYTDRAIELIKSSAK, encoded by the coding sequence ATGATTAAAGTTGCATTAATTGGTGCTGGCAAAATGGGGATTTCGCATTTATCCATACTTGGCGCACATCCTGACGTTGAGGTGGTTGGAGTTTGCGATACGTCTAAAATGGTAAATGATTTTTTATCTAAGTATGGCAATTTTAATTGTTTTACGGAGTATCAAAAAATGGTAAACGAGGTGAAGCCTGACGCTGTTGTAGTAGCGGTGCCAACTAAGTTTCATTACACCATTATTAAAGATTTGCTGGTAAACGGGATTCACGTATTTGCAGAAAAACCGTTTTGTTTAACATCAGCACAAGGTAACGAACTTGTAGAACTTGCTAAAAATAAAGGTCTAAAAAATCAGGTTGGTTATCATAACAAGTTCGTAGGTACTTTTAGTGAAGTGAAACGTCTTGTTAATAGTGGCATATTAGGTAAAATTGACCATTTTGTTGGCGAGGCGTACGGCCCTGTGGTAATTAAACCTAAACAGGATACCTGGCGGTCTGATCCTTCAGAAGGTGGTGGTTGTTTACTTGATTATGCATCGCATGTAATTGATCTTATAAATGATATTCTTTCTCCTGTAACTGCCGTTAAGGGCAGTTTGCTCAAATCCATCTATTCAAAAAATGTTGAGGATTCGGTATACTCCTTGTTAGAGTTGTCCAATAATATCAATGGTATATTATCGGTAAATTGGAGTGATGAAACTTATCGTAAAATGTCTACTTCAATTACGATAAATGGATCTAACGGTAAAATTATTTCTGATGCAAATGAACTTAAAGTTTTTTTAAAAGACCCCTCAGGGCAAAAAGGATATGTAAAAGGGTGGAATTTGAAATATATTACTGATTTAACGCCACAAGTTGATTTTTATTTGCGAGGCGAAGAATACTCGGCTCAGTTGGATTATTTTATAAACGTGGTAGCAGATAAGGCACCAAATACGATAAATACTTTTGAAAGTGCCTGGTATACCGATAGGGCTATTGAATTAATTAAAAGCAGTGCTAAATAA
- a CDS encoding phosphocholine cytidylyltransferase family protein, with translation MIGVIMAAGKGSRLGNHTTDLPKSLLKLNDSGTLLDYNIAILQKLNVDSIEIVTGFNTQKVEDHVRKYSKVNCVYNPFWSTCNVLGSLYIALQKINDDFLFLHADTLVEYSVWEKLMHASGDIVMPYKKKECGEEEMKVVIDAAGRLVEINKTMEGTAADGEFLGIAKFSSSIIPFITKASKELFMTNNLDFYMEAVVQIAINKQLDVRAYDIQDADFIEVDFEADYLLAKQMFKVPVI, from the coding sequence ATGATAGGAGTTATTATGGCTGCCGGTAAAGGCAGTCGATTAGGTAACCATACAACTGACTTACCTAAATCATTATTAAAGTTAAATGATAGCGGTACGCTACTTGACTATAATATAGCGATACTGCAAAAATTAAATGTTGATAGTATCGAGATTGTAACCGGATTTAATACTCAAAAAGTAGAAGATCATGTAAGAAAGTATAGCAAGGTCAATTGCGTGTATAACCCGTTTTGGAGTACTTGTAATGTGTTAGGTTCCTTGTACATAGCTTTACAAAAAATAAATGACGATTTTTTATTTCTCCACGCAGATACTCTTGTAGAGTATTCCGTTTGGGAAAAATTAATGCATGCTTCAGGAGATATCGTAATGCCTTATAAAAAGAAAGAATGCGGCGAAGAAGAGATGAAAGTTGTTATTGATGCCGCCGGTCGATTGGTGGAAATTAATAAAACGATGGAAGGTACTGCAGCCGATGGTGAATTTTTAGGCATTGCCAAGTTCTCGTCATCAATCATCCCATTTATAACAAAAGCATCAAAGGAGTTATTTATGACTAATAACCTTGACTTTTATATGGAAGCTGTAGTGCAAATAGCAATTAATAAACAACTAGATGTAAGGGCTTATGATATTCAAGATGCTGATTTTATAGAAGTTGATTTCGAAGCTGACTATTTGTTAGCGAAACAAATGTTTAAAGTACCAGTAATATAA